One segment of Synergistaceae bacterium DNA contains the following:
- a CDS encoding permease encodes VVPSVAFLTTLTMVGIVTFPLEKKEFGTKFTAIRNGFSFIFAIIIALIMGVFI; translated from the coding sequence GTGTAGTTCCCTCTGTTGCCTTTTTAACCACCCTAACCATGGTTGGAATAGTGACATTTCCACTTGAAAAAAAGGAATTTGGAACTAAGTTCACAGCAATACGCAATGGATTTAGTTTTATATTTGCAATAATTATTGCATTAATAATGGGGGTCTTTATATGA